The Silurus meridionalis isolate SWU-2019-XX chromosome 6, ASM1480568v1, whole genome shotgun sequence genome contains the following window.
CAGGATATCGCAATCCAGCCCAAGTGGACATAGAATGTTTGGTAAATCAAGAATTCCTGCAATTTGATTtcctctatctttcttttcttcttctcaatTGCTATGATTTTGTTCATTCGCTCTCAATTCAGGTATTCTGTTAATTCTATACTTCTATAAGAAAGAAATACTTGTTACGTATactttttacagcacagtgaaatcctTTCTTCACacatcccagcgatgttaggaagccagggtcagagcgcagggtcagtcatgatacatcGCCTCTGGAACACAGAGGGTTTAgagccttgtttaggggccccaagagtggcagctgggcgatggcagcttggcgataccagggctcgATCCTCAACAATTCCAATCACTACCGcagagccttaaacactaagctaccacttcaaCACTATCATTCTACATGGGAAATTCTGTGTGTTCAATACACTAGAATTAAATCAATGTTTGTGCACAGCCGATTATAAGATTATTGTTTTCTATGAACCTCCAAtatcacatttagtccccattcgcTGTTAATTGAACCAGattttcaccagattttgggGAAATTTGCGAGATTTCATTTCGTGAGGCGGCacttgggtgcagtcagagctctatggcaggagatcttccacaagccatgctggaacagatttggacCTCCTTGTTCaatgaagggaacatttcatgctactgcattcaatgacatcttatacaattgtgtgcctttaatttttgtggtaacagtttggggaagaaccacatatggctagaaatgtcaggtgtcccaatacttttttgtatattgtgtagtttgtgtagtttATGTAAAATTCGGTTCatccttttctattttttatctatGCTTTTGAGGAATTCTGCTAATTTTATTCTTCGTTGCTCGACCACTCTGATCTTGTGTAGTATGAATATTATTGcagatatatttttaaatatatatttattcgcAATAATAATACGATTGGAGAAATCTTACTGACATCAGCAGTCATGGATTGATATTTTACACCCAAGCTGTAAATGATCTTTAGGGCTGCAGCAGACCACAGCATTGATAACACTACGGCCATGCTGCAGGAGTGGGTGTCCAGAGTGGAGGGACTCTACCATTCTGTACGATTCCGGACCACAGAGCATGAAAAGAGGTAGAGGTTCGAGTCAAAATGGTTTACTTATAACTTGTGCACTAATATATTGTAATTAACATCAACCCAAGGACCTGAACAAAGGTTCAATGGTATCTCTCAGAAGCAAAATTCGAGTTTGTAATTAATATCGAAATCGTTTATTTAAGTTCCTATGCTGATGAACTCGGTCCCAAACACTGGCCAGACTCCAGGTTCAGCCACGTGATGCAGCTGAGACAGGCGGCTCTCCAATCAGCCCGGGCTCAATGGGCTGACTACATCTTGGTGAGTTGTTATTTTCTCTGGTGTTTATTGGAAGTACAAGGTAGTATCAGTACCTCTGCTTCAAATCAGGCCATCACACAACCTGTCAGTGTTGCAACGGTCTGTGCACTTACTCATACGACTCACATTGTCTGCTTCTAGTTTGCAGACAGCGATAACTTGTTGACAAACCCGAAGGTCCTGAGCCACTTGATAGCTGAGAACCGTACCCTGGTGGCGCCCATGCTGAAATCCAGAACGCTCTACTCTAACTTCTGGTGCGGTATGACTGCACAGGTACAGTATATCTTCAGCAGCATCCAggttagggatgtgcatctgcATAACTGAGGCCCAAGCGATTCGCATCTCAATGCATAGCCaccgatacgatacattaaaaatacatatgaagcagctccTGATGCGATGCGATGCGATACACCCCTATCACGAGGCAGCGCGATCCGATTTCCATTCGATTcgacacaatgcgattcaatgaaaaaaaatatgatgctcttcaattcaatatggtacagataatttgcttttattttagtCAGACAGCAAATCACAGATTTACTTAAGTGTCTTCTGGCTTCTAACACGGCTCTTTCACAAACTGGCGTTTGTAGTGCGAAAAAAAGTGATCAAATAAAACCATACgttattttcctgttctgtttccAGGAAGATGCACCTCTacctgccatgttaatctatgtAACTCTCAGGACACGAATCAGTCTCCTTAAGGTtatgatacgtcatattcacgctTAAGAAACAGAAATCAAGTAACAAAATATtggcaaattatttttaaataaaagtatagcgcatctactaataattatatataaataaatagtttttacagtACCAATTTTTATCCGATGCCCACTTTTTAAAATCGTTGTACACATGCGACTCAGTGAATTTCACTATCTCTAGTTTTTCGTTTTAGTTGCCTTTTATTAGTATAGGCTCATGAATTTCCCTCCATAAGGTATCTTATTGGGGACAAGATACCACCACAGCGGCAATCCCAATATATATTACTTCAAATAGTGCTTTATATGCTGTAGACACCTTTATTCAAAGGTGTTTTATAGCTACTCTTAGATGTAATTTGTTTTATCCCACAGGGATATTATAAGAGAACCGATTCGTACATTCCGATTCGAAACTGGAAACGAGTTGGGTGCCATGCCGTGCCCATGATTCACTCCACCATGCTGCTGGATTTGCGCCGCCATGCCAGCCGTGCCCTGGCCTTCTACCCGCTACACCAACTCTACCCGTGGATGCTAGACGACATCCTGGCCTTTGCCTTTTCAGCGAGACAGGCAGGTGAGCTTATTCAGAGcgaattacatttttatcctattcatacaactgagcagctatggggttgccttgctcaggggcccaggagtgtgGTGTCACTGAGATTGACCTCACAGCCTTTAAATCCAAAGTCCTATAccttaactactaagctaccaACTCCCCTTGATTTCCAAATTTGCTCATGTAAGGAGGACTCTGTGTCATGGGGACCTGACAAGTGTTACCAATGGTCAACAAAGAAACGTAAATCAAACCGAATAAATTGATTACACGGAGAGCCAAGCATACAGCACCTTCTGACTAATCATCGTCTAATGAGACATTTCCCACATCTGCACACTGATATTAGAGTTTACCCTTGTTCACCTTTGCTTTCCAGGAGTGCAGATGTTTGTGTCTAACAGTGAGCATTATGGGTATTTGCCTGTGCCACTGGAATCCAAGCAGACCCTGGAAGACGAGGAGGAGagcttcacacacaccctcacagaGGCGATGAGTGAGTCAGGTGATATCCGATGCCGATGCATGCCGACTTCTGAAAGTGTACACTTTACATATACAGTCAAAGGGCAACATTTGCATCGCTCATTCCCTCATAAACCCCCCactgtgcatgtttttttttaattcaaattatCTTCCAAATCGTTTATCTAGAAAACAATGTTTGGGATAAGGAAAACAACcaacaataaaaccaaatatcAGAGAAAAACATATATTGGCATGATTCCAGAGAAAAAGATTCCCATTAAGATACAGAGATCACCTCACTGCTTCAGACAGACCTCTTTCTGTCCACTCGGTTTTCGCAGCCCGATGTGAAATCGcccctttttccttttcttctccgTCCCTCACATGAACCCGGGCTTGCTTTTATGAAACTCGAGAAGTATCAACTCTCTACTGTATGTGCACTATTTCGAATGAAATATCATTCATGATTATATCAAATTCTTCTCTGCTTTTAGTCGATTTCACCTTGGAGCCTTCACGGTATTTGCAAACAGCATCCAGAAACAAAGACAGGATGGGATTCGATGAGGTACATCTGGTTTCTCATTACGGTCGATAAGGTTGCGGGTAGTTTATGGATTGTACGTTGCTTAGGACATGAACGGTATCGTCCTATAACAGCTCCATGAACTGTTTAATTTATACCACAGAAATCTGCAaaagtcacatttacattagAATTACTTACTATTTAATGAAACATCAGCCTTAGAGATCACTTACATTACACAATCTTTATAGCAATTCCCCAGAATTACTTTTTCCAAACCCtccattggggaaaaaaaatggtggAAAACTTACTATGGTTTACAAAATCTCTGAAACTGTGGACTCCTTCAAAAGACGTTGAATCACCATCCCATTGgttacacattttctttttcggAAATGAGGTTTTACAAGGTGGTGTAGGGAAACATgaaattttggaactaggagttgACGACCCTTTGGGGGCCAGTGCGAGCTCATTTAGAACCTTTCCtcattagttataatggagcagtggagtgtTCGCTGTAAAAGCCTTTTGTAACAGGGAATTTTGGCATCATTGCCAGTTATGATCTTGTCCTGTCTGCTCATGCGATAACAACATGGGGAAGAAACAGCTAATTACAGTGATGTTGTGGAACAGAGCAGCAAGAGCTCCTCACAAAGGCAGCTAGAACAGCCTCGATATTCTCTGGTGTGCGGACGTTTAACCCCACCTGGGAATTTCTTTTTAAGCCTTAATCTGTTTCTTCAAAGGACATGATCGCAAAGTCCTAACCGGTACACCGGAATTGCCTTTGTACAGCACTCACACTATTCTAATAAAGGGCTTTTACAGTGAATGCTCGTTGGGCACCACTCCACAGCTTTATTATAACTAAAGGCAAAAGGTTCTAAATAAGGGTcgcactggttccaaacaattgcTGACATCCCAGGGTCAccaactcctagttccaaaatgtCAATTTTCTCTGCACCACCCTGTAGAATATGAATTGAAACTAttccgaccaatcagagtcAGGAAAACAACAGATATTATCCAGATGAGTAGGAGGCTGGCTTCCCTTTAAATGTGgtttctcttaaggtttcttcttcatgtcaTCTCAACTCAACTCATCTGAAACCGAGAGTTTTTTCCCACCACCGTTGCCTTCCATTCCCATTGATTTAAATATATCTGTGGTATAGCTTGTAATAAAGATTGAAGAATTACTTTTGCAGGTTTTTATTACACCTTCTGTACTTTGCCTGGAAATATTTACCCTTCCTTCCTTTTATGGTCAGATCTACATCATTAATCTCAGGCGCCGAATGGACCGTAGGGAGCGTATGTTGCGCACTTTGGACGTTTTGGGAATTGAAGTCACGGTGACTGATGCGGTGGACGGCAAGTACGAGATAATTAGGTAATATCATTTGCCtttaaacaagaaaagaaaaaaatcgttattattttatttttgtttagatATTTGAACTCATCGCAACTCCAGGTTTTAGGAATAGAGATGCTGCCCAGCTATGAAGACCCTTATTCTGGGCGAGTGCTCACTAAAGGGGAGATCGGCTGCTTTCTCAGCCATTACAACATCTGGAAGCAGGTAGGAGAACAGCATGTGTTTTGTACTAATGAATGTTTACGCATGAATCGGAGGCGAAGAGATAAAAATCACAGCCTGGCCTTGAAGGCACTCAAACGCAGGATATCATGGCTGCCATACAactagaaatggataaaaagtcaGTGTAAGGTTGTGTTGATGAAGGTAACTTTGCTTCATATTTCTTCACACCATTTTGTGCCAAagccagcaccaccaagttaccactgctgagcccttgagcaaggaccataaccctcaattgctcagatGTATAACTGAAAAAGCTGTTAGTcacctgc
Protein-coding sequences here:
- the colgalt2a gene encoding procollagen galactosyltransferase 2 translates to METIENTVQAMLLLQLSILLWFGAFRSDFSEALSDLEPIWTESTLLKPKVMITILARNSQHSLPFYLGCLERMDYPKDRIAIWAAADHSIDNTTAMLQEWVSRVEGLYHSVRFRTTEHEKSSYADELGPKHWPDSRFSHVMQLRQAALQSARAQWADYILFADSDNLLTNPKVLSHLIAENRTLVAPMLKSRTLYSNFWCGMTAQGYYKRTDSYIPIRNWKRVGCHAVPMIHSTMLLDLRRHASRALAFYPLHQLYPWMLDDILAFAFSARQAGVQMFVSNSEHYGYLPVPLESKQTLEDEEESFTHTLTEAMIDFTLEPSRYLQTASRNKDRMGFDEIYIINLRRRMDRRERMLRTLDVLGIEVTVTDAVDGKYLNSSQLQVLGIEMLPSYEDPYSGRVLTKGEIGCFLSHYNIWKQVVERRQKQVLVLEDDVRFEANFKRRLNTIMDDVRRLRLMWDLIYIGRKRLQVANPERWVQGIKNLVHPDYSYWTLGYTLSLQGAKKLLAAEPLGNMLPVDEFLPVMFNKHPKEEYLVYFKQRDLLAFSVEPLLLFPTHYTGEAGYSSDTETSTIWDNESINTDWDRQGTHKKQNRGDAGPVPTLNRGSRDEL